The following coding sequences are from one Diospyros lotus cultivar Yz01 chromosome 7, ASM1463336v1, whole genome shotgun sequence window:
- the LOC127806676 gene encoding glycosyltransferase BC10-like — translation MKKLTVGMKEVAKRLKRELREGSSFRVATTVILCFSVASLVFLLGMFINARLRNFIFSEDIYFPPLNAISPLYPWLTRNPSHFSSCINSSNPKQQPPWHSMTDEELLWRASMVPRIAEFPFNRTPRVAFMFLTRGRLPLGPLWEKFFKGHEGLFSIYLHTSPEFTDEPPESSVFYKRRIPSKAVQWGRPSMIDAERRLLANALLDFSNERFVLLSETCIPLFNFSTVYTFLLASNRSFLGSFDDPRKMGRGRYSKRMMPAISLSDWRKGSQWFEVHRKLAVEIVSDVKYYPVFRSHCRPPCYMDEHYLPTLVTKVCPEMTTNGTVTWADWSGGGSHPKRFVRKDVTEQFLNGIRFGSKCSYNGGRESSICFLFARKFHPSALQPLLRIAPRLFGFKP, via the exons atgAAGAAGCTCACCGTGGGAATGAAAGAGGTAGCGAAACGCTTGAAAAGAGAGCTCCGAGAAGGCAGTAGTTTCCGGGTGGCAACCACCGTGATCCTGTGTTTCTCCGTCGCCTCCCTCGTCTTTCTCCTGGGAATGTTCATCAACGCCCGCCTTCGAAACTTCATCTTCTCCGAAGACATCTACTTCCCTCCCCTCAACGCCATCTCCCCACTCTACCCATGGCTAACGAGAAACCCCTCCCATTTCTCCTCCTGCATTAACTCTTCAAATCCCAAGCAGCAGCCGCCGTGGCATTCGATGACGGACGAAGAGCTGCTATGGCGGGCCTCGATGGTGCCGCGAATCGCAGAGTTTCCGTTCAACCGGACGCCGAGAGTGGCGTTCATGTTTCTGACGAGAGGGAGGCTGCCGCTGGGTCCTCTCTGGGAGAAGTTCTTCAAAGGCCACGAAGGGCTCTTCTCGATCTACCTCCATACTTCGCCGGAGTTCACCGACGAGCCGCCGGAATCATCCGTCTTTTACAAGCGAAGGATTCCCAGCAAG GCAGTGCAATGGGGAAGGCCATCGATGATCGACGCGGAGAGAAGATTGCTCGCCAACGCCCTCCTCGACTTCTCCAACGAACGATTCGTCCTCCTCTCCGAAACCTGCATTCCCTTGTTCAACTTCTCCACCGTCTACACCTTCCTCCTCGCCTCCAATCGAAGCTTCCTCGGCTCCTTCGACGACCCCCGCAAAATGGGCCGCGGCCGCTACAGCAAGAGGATGATGCCCGCGATCTCCCTCTCCGACTGGCGCAAGGGCTCCCAGTGGTTCGAGGTTCACCGGAAGCTGGCCGTCGAGATAGTCTCCGACGTGAAGTACTACCCGGTTTTCAGAAGCCATTGCCGGCCGCCTTGTTATATGGACGAGCATTATTTGCCGACGTTGGTGACGAAGGTTTGCCCGGAGATGACCACGAACGGGACCGTTACTTGGGCGGATTGGTCCGGCGGCGGCTCGCATCCGAAGAGGTTTGTGAGGAAGGATGTAACGGAACAGTTCTTGAATGGGATTCGGTTTGGGTCCAAGTGTAGTTACAATGGCGGCCGGGAAAGCTCCATTTGCTTTCTTTTTGCGAGGAAGTTCCATCCCAGCGCGCTGCAGCCTTTGCTGCGGATTGCCCCTCGCTTATTCGGATTCAAGCCTTAA
- the LOC127807019 gene encoding glycosyltransferase BC10 encodes MKSQYPNLLPSTAKLFTAPIHRSYVVSCFFFFAFGLTFGVILSFYLNHFSLNLHFTQLSADVSTMPTDGGRFEEFLQPSNLTHDMNDEELLWRASMTPRIREPPFKRVPKVAFMFLTRGPVLLAPLWEKFFKGHQGFYSIYVHSDPSFNLSEPENSVFYGRRIPSKGVEWGKVNMMEAERRLLANALLDVSNQRFVLLSESCIPLFNFSTIYSYLINSTSTFVEAYDLPGPVGRGRYSHHMAPNITLRQWRKGSQWFEIDRQLALEVISDDKYFPTFKSYCKGACYADEHYLPTFVSSRFWERNSNRSLTWVDWSKGGPHPAKFIRTDVTVELLEKMRSRKECKYNGNVTRVCFLFARKFTPHALDRLLRFAPKVMQFN; translated from the exons ATGAAGAGCCAATACCCTAATTTACTGCCCTCAACCGCCAAGCTCTTCACTGCTCCAATCCATCGTTCCTACGTCgtttcttgcttcttcttcttcgcctttGGCCTTACCTTCGGCGTAATTCTCAGCTTCTATCTCAATCACTTTTCCTTGAATCTGCACTTCACCCAGCTCTCCGCCGACGTCTCCACTATGCCGACCGACGGCGGACGATTCGAGGAGTTCCTGCAGCCGTCAAATCTCACGCACGACATGAACGATGAGGAGCTGCTTTGGAGAGCGTCGATGACTCCGAGGATTCGGGAGCCTCCATTCAAACGAGTCCCGAAGGTTGCTTTCATGTTCTTGACGAGAGGGCCTGTTCTTCTGGCACCCTTGTGGGAGAAGTTCTTCAAAGGCCACCAAGGGTTTTACTCCATTTATGTCCACTCCGATCCCTCTTTCAACCTGTCGGAGCCGGAAAATTCGGTCTTCTATGGCCGCCGAATTCCCAGCAAG GGAGTGGAATGGGGAAAGGTGAACATGATGGAAGCAGAGCGGCGCCTGCTGGCCAACGCCCTCCTGGACGTCTCGAACCAGCGCTTCGTCCTCCTCTCGGAATCCTGCATCCCCCTCTTCAACTTCTCCACCATCTACTCCTACCTCATCAACTCCACCTCCACCTTCGTCGAAGCCTACGACCTCCCTGGCCCCGTCGGCCGCGGCCGCTACAGCCACCATATGGCCCCCAACATCACGCTCCGCCAATGGCGGAAGGGCTCCCAGTGGTTCGAAATCGACCGCCAGCTCGCCCTCGAGGTCATCTCCGACGACAAGTATTTCCCGACGTTCAAGAGCTACTGCAAGGGCGCCTGCTACGCTGACGAGCACTACCTACCGACGTTTGTGAGCAGTAGGTTCTGGGAGAGGAATTCGAACAGAAGCTTGACGTGGGTGGACTGGTCCAAGGGCGGCCCGCATCCGGCTAAGTTTATCAGAACGGACGTGACGGTGGAGCTTTTGGAGAAGATGAGGAGCCGGAAGGAATGTAAATATAATGGGAATGTGACGAGGGTTTGCTTCTTGTTTGCCAGGAAGTTTACGCCCCATGCTCTGGACAGGCTGCTGAGGTTTGCCCCCAAAGTTatgcaatttaattaa